A region from the Acetonema longum DSM 6540 genome encodes:
- a CDS encoding DUF4153 domain-containing protein, giving the protein MFTGKQEQDTGRLVTGENLAILAGSAILAIGYDILIAQPYVGVSYPVFIFIMLSVVYGNARKMLVKEWSFGWFLLFPLIALALTRLFFTNEVFRCINSIAVPILLVAHILLVTGNNSREWFCFGFLKEICGHLIVSPLRHVRKPFVLIGALARRENDIGSRSVWRKVILGIIFSFPFLIVVLVLLASADPVFSFYISYFLQEISIEEVVKHALLIGLITPMAFSFIWQLSLGTEPAPDTAGTRKLDAIVVISGLCVLSSVYLIFCSIQFSYLFGSFSNVLPSGLSYADYARRGFFELVAVALINAGIVLGVIRFTVTPGHRAALTLQWLNSLLIFSTFVMLFSAHFRMTLYEESYGYTYLRFFTHSFMAMIFVMLCVTGYKVWRAGINLAKWYIVIGLAAYVLINYVNVDTLIARKNMERFYRTGVIDVCYMAGLSYDALPYLAELTKASDPLIQQTAREQIILKSLKTFDSSNWQGYNLSEQRARDTLQGLSAQQF; this is encoded by the coding sequence ATGTTTACGGGTAAACAAGAACAAGACACTGGCCGCCTGGTAACTGGCGAAAATCTTGCTATACTGGCTGGCTCGGCGATTCTGGCAATAGGCTACGATATTTTAATAGCTCAGCCCTATGTCGGCGTATCTTATCCTGTCTTTATCTTCATTATGCTGTCTGTTGTCTATGGCAATGCAAGGAAGATGCTGGTTAAGGAATGGAGCTTCGGCTGGTTTTTGCTTTTTCCGCTTATCGCCCTTGCCTTGACCCGGTTATTTTTCACCAATGAAGTTTTTCGCTGCATCAATTCTATCGCCGTGCCAATCCTGCTTGTGGCGCACATACTGCTGGTCACCGGGAATAACAGCCGCGAATGGTTTTGTTTCGGTTTCCTGAAAGAGATCTGCGGCCATTTGATTGTCAGTCCCCTTCGGCATGTCAGGAAGCCATTCGTCCTGATAGGGGCTCTGGCGCGCCGGGAAAACGATATTGGCAGCCGCTCAGTTTGGCGCAAAGTGATCCTGGGGATTATTTTTTCCTTCCCTTTTCTTATTGTCGTGCTGGTTCTGCTTGCTTCGGCGGACCCTGTGTTCAGTTTTTACATCAGTTATTTTCTGCAAGAAATAAGCATTGAAGAAGTTGTTAAACATGCTTTGCTGATCGGGTTGATTACACCTATGGCCTTCAGCTTTATCTGGCAGCTTAGCCTTGGGACCGAGCCGGCGCCTGATACAGCCGGGACAAGAAAGTTGGATGCGATTGTCGTTATAAGCGGCCTCTGCGTTCTTTCCTCGGTGTACCTTATATTCTGCAGCATCCAGTTTTCCTACTTATTTGGCAGCTTTTCCAATGTTTTGCCATCCGGACTAAGTTATGCGGATTATGCCAGAAGAGGTTTTTTTGAACTCGTCGCCGTAGCTCTGATCAATGCGGGCATTGTCCTGGGAGTCATTCGCTTTACGGTGACGCCGGGTCACAGAGCGGCTTTAACTTTGCAGTGGCTAAACAGCCTTCTTATATTCAGCACTTTTGTCATGCTGTTTTCAGCTCATTTCAGGATGACGCTGTATGAAGAGAGCTATGGCTATACTTACCTGAGGTTTTTTACTCACAGTTTCATGGCAATGATATTTGTAATGTTATGCGTAACCGGCTATAAGGTCTGGCGGGCTGGAATCAATCTTGCCAAATGGTATATTGTGATTGGTCTGGCTGCCTATGTGCTGATAAACTATGTCAATGTGGACACACTCATAGCCAGAAAAAATATGGAACGCTTTTACCGGACAGGTGTGATAGACGTCTGCTATATGGCCGGATTATCCTATGACGCTTTACCTTATTTGGCGGAGTTGACCAAAGCATCGGACCCGCTCATACAGCAAACGGCCAGAGAGCAAATCATCCTAAAAAGCTTAAAGACTTTCGACAGCAGCAATTGGCAGGGTTATAACTTGTCTGAACAGCGTGCACGCGATACTTTGCAAGGATTAAGCGCTCAGCAGTTCTAA
- a CDS encoding DUF2339 domain-containing protein codes for MKTEIGISLEILRQRQQELLREYERLLQQVKDMDAMQENESLRSELTEAKERFEALEKRYGKVAQENRQLRLSLQEQILDEKLNILKVSREKLQTYFAGAEKSFDNRLTAAEKQAMAEIDALKVKALNNLNDDLAAVATDLAGCAERVQEAVHRRREGFGAAMAKRAENYYQRLDELGAEAVSPEIIEKRIKQNEIEMKIGLNWVNKLGILLILFGVGAAAKYSFTAWLNAYMKGAMIFLLGGGLSAAGEWTWRKGKDIFAAGLLGGGVAVLYCGIFYSYFLLKIIGLYTGIGLSVLVTATAVALAVRYRSQTICALGLIGGYLPFFSYLLAFGFQGDTYYAAMGYLFLLNLSVMLVSFRQKWITVNYVSMLFHLPSLLYLVHGAVSAHVGILYATASFATYLGITLAYPLTYRQGLRRADVILLGINTMTSCTVLYGLFKTAGWSGYNGLLALGFCLIYAGLARLVDRKMPAEQYTRVLFYATAVTFAVLMVPFQFGVRWLSLGWLVEGIVLIIYGRKNNQDRLERSGWLLFGLCLVAFYLFDWCFGRNGHYFDLKYFAVITGMVAVTGVYLVDLKRGISLYGRYWEKIHWFKYFTIVNVWFYLIYLSSRLFDFVAPAGYQAYFYRHILVAAVTLAMAYILPRLPLVMDKVVYYFSLGQYGLAVLLCGYINLTIPVMKRLSDGDASEYCALAALVFYNLLVLLIVREVVPLVLKQHYLNLEIYPLAMLLVLLGNITAFLTTQFNLGSTNLAFSLIYLFAALAAIHYGFHRKYAYVRRVGLGLALLSTTKLFIFDLAFLTSFNQILAYFCFGFVLLGISYLYQRLKSGRGDNGHGKNM; via the coding sequence ATGAAAACGGAAATTGGAATCTCGCTGGAAATTCTGCGGCAGCGCCAGCAAGAATTACTCCGGGAATATGAACGTTTATTACAGCAAGTAAAAGATATGGATGCTATGCAGGAAAACGAGTCGCTCCGCAGTGAGCTGACAGAGGCTAAGGAACGTTTTGAAGCGCTGGAAAAACGCTATGGCAAGGTGGCTCAGGAGAACCGCCAATTGCGGTTAAGCCTTCAGGAACAGATTCTTGACGAAAAGCTGAACATCCTCAAGGTTTCCCGGGAAAAACTGCAGACTTACTTCGCCGGCGCAGAAAAAAGCTTTGATAATCGTTTGACCGCCGCCGAAAAGCAGGCTATGGCGGAGATTGACGCACTCAAGGTGAAGGCGCTGAATAACCTCAATGATGATTTGGCGGCCGTTGCCACAGATTTAGCCGGTTGCGCCGAGCGGGTGCAGGAGGCGGTTCACAGGCGGCGTGAAGGATTCGGCGCCGCGATGGCCAAGAGAGCGGAGAATTATTATCAGCGGCTGGACGAGCTTGGCGCTGAGGCGGTCAGCCCGGAAATAATCGAAAAGCGGATCAAGCAGAACGAAATTGAGATGAAAATCGGCCTCAACTGGGTCAACAAGCTTGGGATTCTCCTGATATTGTTCGGCGTTGGCGCAGCGGCAAAATATAGTTTTACCGCCTGGCTCAACGCATATATGAAGGGCGCCATGATCTTTCTTCTTGGCGGGGGACTGTCGGCCGCCGGTGAATGGACTTGGCGAAAGGGCAAGGATATCTTTGCCGCCGGACTTCTGGGGGGCGGCGTCGCGGTCTTGTATTGCGGTATTTTTTATAGTTATTTCTTATTGAAAATAATCGGCCTGTATACCGGGATAGGGTTGTCTGTCCTCGTTACCGCAACGGCAGTGGCACTGGCGGTTAGATACAGGTCGCAAACGATCTGCGCTTTGGGTCTGATCGGCGGTTACCTGCCCTTTTTCTCCTACCTGCTTGCGTTCGGCTTCCAGGGGGACACCTACTATGCAGCAATGGGATATCTCTTCTTGCTTAATTTGTCTGTAATGCTTGTTTCCTTCCGGCAGAAATGGATCACTGTCAATTACGTGAGCATGCTGTTTCACTTACCGTCGCTGCTCTATCTCGTGCATGGCGCCGTCAGCGCGCACGTCGGTATTTTGTATGCGACGGCTTCGTTTGCAACCTATCTGGGGATTACGCTTGCTTATCCGCTTACATACCGGCAGGGCCTGAGGCGGGCTGACGTAATCCTTCTGGGCATAAACACGATGACAAGCTGCACGGTTCTGTATGGTTTATTCAAAACCGCCGGCTGGTCGGGGTATAATGGTCTGTTGGCCCTTGGATTTTGCCTGATCTATGCCGGCCTGGCCAGACTGGTAGACCGAAAGATGCCAGCCGAGCAATATACGCGGGTGCTCTTTTATGCTACCGCCGTAACCTTTGCGGTATTAATGGTCCCGTTCCAGTTTGGCGTACGCTGGCTGTCGCTTGGCTGGCTGGTGGAAGGCATAGTGCTCATAATTTATGGCCGGAAAAATAATCAGGATCGTCTGGAAAGATCAGGATGGCTTCTATTCGGATTATGTTTGGTAGCCTTTTATCTGTTCGACTGGTGCTTCGGCCGAAACGGTCACTACTTTGATCTAAAGTATTTTGCGGTAATCACCGGCATGGTGGCGGTGACAGGCGTATACCTCGTTGACCTGAAGCGCGGGATAAGTCTCTATGGCCGCTATTGGGAGAAAATTCACTGGTTCAAATACTTCACCATCGTTAATGTATGGTTTTACCTGATTTACCTCAGCTCACGACTCTTCGATTTTGTGGCGCCTGCCGGTTATCAAGCCTATTTCTACAGGCATATTCTCGTGGCGGCGGTCACGTTGGCAATGGCTTATATTCTGCCCCGGCTGCCGCTGGTAATGGATAAGGTTGTGTACTATTTCAGTTTGGGGCAGTATGGGCTGGCTGTCCTGCTGTGTGGCTACATCAACCTGACCATCCCTGTAATGAAGAGGCTGTCGGACGGCGACGCCTCTGAATATTGCGCCCTGGCGGCGCTTGTCTTCTATAATTTGCTGGTCCTTCTCATCGTGCGGGAAGTTGTGCCCCTGGTGCTTAAACAGCACTACCTGAACCTGGAAATCTATCCTTTGGCGATGCTGCTTGTTCTCCTCGGTAATATTACGGCTTTCCTGACTACACAATTTAACTTAGGCAGTACCAACCTGGCTTTTAGTCTAATCTATTTGTTCGCCGCTTTAGCGGCTATTCACTACGGTTTTCACCGTAAATACGCCTATGTGCGGAGGGTGGGGCTGGGATTGGCGCTGCTATCCACCACTAAATTGTTTATTTTTGATTTGGCCTTCCTGACTTCATTCAATCAGATACTGGCTTACTTTTGCTTTGGCTTCGTTCTTCTGGGAATATCCTATCTCTACCAGCGGTTGAAAAGCGGCAGGGGAGATAATGGCCATGGCAAAAACATGTAG